A stretch of the Medicago truncatula cultivar Jemalong A17 chromosome 5, MtrunA17r5.0-ANR, whole genome shotgun sequence genome encodes the following:
- the LOC11436466 gene encoding stress response protein NST1 produces the protein MKRKKWSELEEQTLLTKYSELHRSGTLPKLKTREKKFKPIADHVNAVHHLHDPTTFPFKWSWRDVSIKVQNMRHQYIGVKHKIQSNDHGFNWNDGVIHWENFLNYKRVFGDVKIHPKPKLNDGFETEIDDSDDSDGDEDHDCDGDVSEEELKRLGVKVLKLREVMVKREERKREREFLKEKEEWKRKEFEFSSGKGECCCGERELELEAIWVKKEVEKRVRLEKELEEEKRRRRKVEEKMEEEEMEWREKMVAMQIEHEKQMMQMHAEACHNQMQVLGVMARILCQFFGSGNDGLGGAGLGTLPTQVLHHGGGLGNVKPDASSPSEFM, from the exons ATGAAGCGAAAGAAATGGTCAGAACTCGAAGAACAAACCCTCTTAACAAAATACTCCGAACTTCACCGTTCAGGAACACTCCCCAAACTCAAAACCCgtgaaaaaaagttcaaaccaaTCGCCGATCACGTCAACGCCGTTCACCATCTTCACGATCCAACCACCTTCCCTTTCAAATGGTCGTGGCGCGACGTTTCGATCAAAGTTCAAAACATGCGTCATCAGTATATTGGTGTTAAACACAAGATTCAATCCAATGATCATGGTTTCAATTGGAATGATGGGGTTATTCATTGGGAGaattttcttaattataaacgtgtttttggtgatgttaaaattcatcctaaacctaaacttaacGATG GGTTTGAGACTGAAATTGATGACTCTGATGATTCTGATGGTGATGAGGACCATGACTGCGATGGAGATGTTAGTGAAGAAGAATTGAAGAGATTGGGAGTTAAGGTTTTGAAATTGAGGGAGGTTATGgtgaagagagaagagaggaagagggaGAGGGAGTTTTTGAAGGAGAAAGAGGAGTGGAAAAGGAAGGAATTTGAGTTTTCAAGTGGAAAAGGCGAGTGTTGTTGTGGGGAGAGGGAATTGGAGTTGGAGGCAATATGGGTGAAGAAGGAGGTTGAGAAGAGGGTTAGGTTAGAGAAGGAGCTTGAGGAGgagaagaggaggaggaggaaggtGGAGGAGAAGATGGAGGAAGAGGAGATGGAGTGGAGGGAGAAGATGGTGGCTATGCAGATTGAACATGAGAAGCAGATGATGCAGATGCATGCTGAGGCGTGTCATAATCAAATGCAGGTGCTTGGTGTTATGGCGAGAATACTTTGTCAGTTTTTTGGTTCGGGGAATGATGGGTTGGGTGGTGCTGGTTTAGGGACATTGCCAACTCAGGTGTTGCATCATGGTGGTGGTTTGGGGAATGTGAAACCTGATGCTAGTTCGCCTTCAGAGTTCATGTAG
- the LOC11430116 gene encoding transcription repressor OFP10 produces MSFNFNKRSLVKTLFSSNKSCGCIKIKPSNVLEPSQKPKISFNQNTNPNTLTSPTTSHDANTHDKDFTSTTISNDNNNNYRILKPATKLIDSIAVEKESKEPYEDFRNSILQMILEREIYSENDLQELLECFLQLNAKCHHHVIVEAFMETCEEIFPKKLCGDGRRV; encoded by the coding sequence ATgtctttcaatttcaataagAGAAGCCTCGTCAAAACCCTTTTCTCCTCTAACAAAAGCTGTGGTTGCATCAAAATAAAACCCTCTAACGTACTTGAACCCTCTCAAAAACCTAAAATCTCCTTTAACCAAAACACAAACCCTAATACCCTCACTTCTCCCACCACTTCCCACGACGCCAACACCCATGACAAAGATTTCACTTCCACCACCATCTCAAAcgacaacaataataattataggATTTTAAAGCCGGCTACAAAACTCATAGATAGCATTGCCGTTGAGAAGGAATCCAAGGAGCCGTATGAAGATTTTCGAAACTCTATACTTCAAATGATATTGGAGAGAGAGATTTATTCAGAAAATGATCTTCAAGAATTACTTGAGTGTTTTCTTCAGCTTAATGCAAAGTGTCACCATCATGTCATTGTTGAAGCGTTCATGGAGACATGTGAAGAAATATTTCCTAAGAAGCTTTGTGGTGATGGTAGACGTGTGTGA
- the LOC11436928 gene encoding MYB-like transcription factor 4: protein MRKPCCDKENINKGAWSKQEDQKLIDYIQVHGEGCWGSIPKAAGLHRCGKSCRLRWLNYLRPDIKRGIFAQDEEDLIIKLHALLGNRWALIAGRLPGRTDNEVKNYWNSHIRRKLIKMGIDPNNHKLHKGFPTVGTSSCVESMNKENNKLSIKSCDAPINNDVSFTKKDTTSIINSSSSLNLDLTIALPSPNRIVIPNCESPKTRDMDIDLNC from the exons ATGAGAAAGCCTTGTTGTgacaaagaaaacatcaacaaaGGTGCTTGGTCTAAGCAAGAAGATCAAAAGCTCATTGATTATATACAAGTTCATGGTGAAGGATGTTGGGGCTCCATTCCTAAGGCTGCTG GGTTGCATCGTTGTGGCAAAAGTTGTAGGCTAAGATGGTTAAACTACTTACGACCAGATATCAAACGTGGAATCTTTGCACAAGATGAAGAAGACCTCATCATCAAACTCCATGCCCTCCTTGGTAATAG GTGGGCACTCATAGCTGGAAGGTTGCCTGGACGTACAGATAATGAGGTGAAAAACTATTGGAATTCTCATATTCGTAGAAAGCTAATAAAAATGGGAATTGATCCAAATAATCACAAACTACACAAAGGCTTTCCTACAGTGGGCACATCATCATGTGTTGAGTCCATGAACAAAGAGAATAATAAACTCTCCATCAAGTCGTGTGATGCACCCATTAATAATGATGTTTCTTTCACAAAGAAAGATACTACATCAATAATTAATTCTTCATCCTCTTTGAATCTTGACTTAACCATTGCTTTACCTTCTCCAAATAGGATTGTTATACCTAATTGTGAGTCTCCTAAGACTAGGGATATGGATATTGATCTTAATTGTTAA